A window from Nitrospira sp. ND1 encodes these proteins:
- a CDS encoding DsbA family protein produces MNPGTDRLLLSLLFALTASNQHLPLVAWSAEPTGEPVSRQVLEQMIEQYIRSHPEVIEQSLQSLENKRAAEEQQRQRAALAVHQQELLNDPDSPVSGNPAGDVTVVEFFDYRCGYCKRAAPALTQLQQSDARVRVVYKDFPILGETSELAAKAALASNLQGKHRAFHEALLATKDDLTKEQLFHIAQDTGLDVTRLDRDLSRPEWQSTIERNRILAKTLGISGTPAFIVGNDLVPGAVDLKTLQELVAHTRVK; encoded by the coding sequence ATGAACCCGGGCACCGATCGCCTTCTCCTTTCCCTCCTCTTCGCACTCACCGCTTCCAACCAGCACCTGCCCCTCGTCGCCTGGTCGGCTGAACCGACCGGCGAACCAGTCAGCAGGCAAGTTCTGGAACAGATGATCGAGCAGTATATTCGGAGCCATCCGGAAGTCATCGAACAATCGTTGCAGTCACTGGAGAACAAGCGGGCAGCGGAGGAGCAGCAACGGCAGAGGGCTGCCCTCGCAGTACATCAGCAGGAGCTGCTCAACGATCCGGACTCCCCGGTAAGCGGGAATCCAGCCGGCGACGTGACCGTGGTCGAGTTCTTTGACTATCGCTGCGGGTATTGCAAGCGCGCGGCCCCGGCCCTGACCCAACTGCAACAGAGCGACGCCCGAGTGCGTGTTGTGTACAAAGACTTTCCGATCCTTGGAGAGACATCAGAATTGGCGGCCAAGGCGGCACTCGCCTCAAACCTGCAGGGCAAACACCGGGCATTTCATGAGGCCCTGCTGGCGACGAAAGACGATCTCACCAAAGAGCAACTCTTCCACATTGCGCAAGATACCGGATTGGATGTGACGCGGCTCGATCGGGACTTGAGCAGGCCAGAGTGGCAATCGACCATCGAGCGCAACCGTATCCTGGCAAAAACCCTCGGCATCAGCGGCACACCGGCGTTCATCGTCGGCAACGATCTCGTGCCGGGCGCCGTGGATCTCAAAACGCTCCAGGAATTGGTCGCACACACGCGCGTGAAGTAG
- a CDS encoding acetate/propionate family kinase gives MSESGNGSPAVLTLNAGSSSVKWALFRMDSLPVRTATGKIERIGLRDGIVTVTDVATGHNERRIEQVPDHAASVRLLIDQLAYSGKGLSVQAIGHRVVHGGSRYADPQVVSAEVMEELRRLSPYDPEHLPAEITFIEAFGTEYPQVPQVACFDTGFHQHLPPVARLLAIPRRYETLGIRRYGFHGLSYAYLMEELERVAGRDAARGKVILAHLGNGASLAAVRDGVSIDTSMGFTPASGLPMSTRSGDLDPGLVSYLARTEGMTTEQFHHMVNAQSGLLGLSEISPDLRDLLAQEGRDARAAEAVALFCYQGKKWIGAYAAALGGLEQLVFSGGIGEHAAVVRARMCEGLEFLGIHLDREQNEANVAVISSPESRVTVRVIRTDEESQIAQSVCRLLALNEVR, from the coding sequence ATGTCTGAAAGCGGAAACGGATCACCTGCAGTCCTCACCCTCAACGCTGGATCGTCGAGCGTAAAGTGGGCCTTGTTCCGCATGGATTCGCTTCCGGTCCGCACGGCGACCGGAAAGATCGAACGGATCGGACTTCGGGATGGGATCGTCACCGTTACGGATGTTGCCACAGGGCACAACGAGCGGCGAATCGAGCAGGTGCCGGATCATGCGGCCTCGGTGCGGTTGCTCATCGACCAGCTCGCCTACAGCGGGAAGGGATTGTCCGTTCAGGCCATCGGTCATCGAGTCGTGCACGGAGGCAGCCGTTACGCAGACCCGCAGGTGGTCTCCGCTGAGGTCATGGAGGAGTTGCGGCGGCTGAGTCCCTACGATCCGGAACATCTTCCGGCCGAAATTACGTTCATCGAAGCATTCGGCACCGAATATCCGCAAGTGCCGCAGGTGGCCTGCTTTGATACCGGGTTCCATCAACATCTGCCGCCGGTGGCGCGTCTCCTGGCCATCCCCCGTCGCTATGAAACGCTGGGCATCAGACGGTACGGGTTTCATGGCCTGTCCTACGCTTACCTGATGGAGGAATTGGAACGGGTGGCCGGCCGTGACGCCGCGCGCGGTAAGGTGATTCTCGCCCATCTTGGAAATGGGGCCAGTCTGGCAGCGGTGCGGGACGGCGTCAGTATCGATACGAGCATGGGCTTTACTCCGGCTTCCGGCCTGCCGATGAGCACCAGGTCCGGCGATCTGGACCCGGGCCTGGTGTCCTATCTGGCGAGGACCGAAGGCATGACGACGGAACAGTTTCACCACATGGTCAATGCGCAATCCGGTTTGCTGGGCCTGTCGGAGATCAGCCCGGACCTTCGCGATCTGTTGGCGCAGGAGGGCCGCGATGCCCGCGCCGCTGAGGCGGTGGCCCTGTTCTGCTACCAGGGGAAGAAGTGGATCGGTGCCTATGCGGCCGCGCTGGGCGGGCTGGAACAGTTGGTCTTCAGTGGCGGGATCGGTGAACATGCGGCGGTCGTGCGGGCGCGTATGTGCGAGGGCCTGGAGTTTCTCGGCATCCATCTGGATCGGGAGCAGAACGAGGCCAATGTCGCCGTGATTTCCAGCCCGGAGAGTCGCGTGACCGTGCGGGTGATCCGCACCGACGAAGAAAGTCAGATTGCTCAATCGGTCTGCCGGTTGCTGGCATTGAACGAAGTCCGTTGA
- a CDS encoding HAD family hydrolase, whose amino-acid sequence MSFPTMVVLFDVDNTLLDNDRITADLTQYLDREVGPAHEREYWRIFDDLREELGYADYLGALQRYRLAYPHDSHLLAVSHFLVNYPFADRLFPQALDVVRHARQWGRTVILTDGDAVFQPRKIEQSGILSVVEEQVLVYVHKEQELEDVRQRYPADHYVLIDDKLRILSAVKAQWGARVTTVFPRQGHYANDPDALRTFPSPDLSIDCIGDLLTIDQSRLFPAAGHR is encoded by the coding sequence ATGTCTTTTCCTACGATGGTCGTGCTGTTCGATGTCGACAATACGCTGCTGGACAACGATCGGATCACGGCCGACCTCACGCAGTATTTGGACCGGGAAGTCGGCCCGGCGCACGAGCGGGAATATTGGCGCATCTTCGACGACTTGCGTGAAGAGTTGGGGTATGCGGACTATCTCGGTGCATTGCAGCGGTATCGCCTGGCCTATCCGCACGACTCGCACCTCCTGGCGGTGTCGCATTTTCTGGTGAATTATCCGTTTGCCGACCGGCTGTTTCCGCAGGCGTTGGACGTCGTGCGGCACGCCAGGCAATGGGGCCGAACGGTGATCCTCACCGACGGCGACGCGGTCTTTCAGCCGCGCAAGATCGAACAATCGGGCATCCTGTCCGTCGTCGAAGAACAGGTGCTCGTCTATGTGCATAAGGAACAGGAGCTGGAGGACGTCAGGCAGCGTTACCCTGCCGACCACTATGTGCTGATCGACGACAAGTTACGCATCCTGAGCGCGGTGAAAGCCCAGTGGGGGGCGCGTGTCACCACGGTGTTTCCGCGTCAGGGGCACTATGCCAATGATCCTGATGCGCTACGGACATTTCCGTCGCCCGATCTCAGCATCGACTGCATCGGCGATCTGTTGACGATCGATCAGTCGCGACTCTTCCCCGCCGCAGGCCATCGGTGA
- a CDS encoding aldo/keto reductase, protein MTPKKPDTSIWSTSLDRRQLLKGLGVAGSVMALGGPGRLAELLAADTPSSGTSTGDIPRRALGKTGVQVSALCFGGAHWGRLKDESEAFRIIHEAIDAGVNFLDNAWEYHGGRSEELMGKALQGKRQQVVLMTKVCSHGRDKKVALQQLDESLRRLKTDYLDLWQIHEVVYEDDPDLHFAPNGATEALLEAKQQGKVRFIGFTGHKHPQIHLKMLGHDFPFDACQMPLNVFDGTYRSFEREVLPILNQRGIAALGMKSLSGNAEPIKQGIVTPEEAIRYVLSLPIASLVSGIDSPQVLKQNLDIARRFTPMTVAEMDGLRTRVAQYAMDGRYELFKSTNRYDGGIGRAQHGLS, encoded by the coding sequence ATGACGCCCAAGAAACCTGACACATCGATCTGGTCCACTTCCCTCGATCGTCGCCAGCTGTTGAAAGGGCTCGGCGTGGCGGGATCGGTCATGGCGCTTGGCGGGCCCGGTCGCTTGGCTGAGCTACTGGCCGCAGACACTCCGTCCTCGGGTACCTCGACGGGCGATATCCCCCGCCGCGCGTTGGGCAAAACCGGCGTGCAGGTGTCGGCGCTCTGTTTCGGCGGAGCCCATTGGGGCCGACTCAAGGACGAATCAGAGGCCTTCCGCATCATCCACGAGGCCATCGACGCAGGCGTCAATTTTCTCGACAACGCTTGGGAGTATCACGGCGGGCGATCGGAAGAACTCATGGGCAAGGCGTTGCAGGGAAAGCGGCAACAGGTTGTGCTCATGACCAAGGTCTGCTCGCACGGTCGCGATAAGAAGGTGGCCCTGCAGCAACTTGACGAGTCATTGCGCCGGTTGAAGACCGACTATCTGGATCTCTGGCAGATTCACGAAGTCGTCTACGAAGACGATCCCGATCTGCACTTCGCGCCGAACGGGGCCACTGAGGCTTTGCTCGAAGCCAAACAGCAGGGGAAGGTGCGATTCATCGGCTTCACCGGCCACAAACATCCGCAGATCCATCTCAAAATGTTGGGACACGACTTTCCGTTCGATGCCTGCCAGATGCCGCTGAATGTCTTCGACGGCACATATCGGAGTTTTGAGCGGGAGGTGCTGCCGATTCTGAACCAACGCGGGATCGCCGCCCTCGGCATGAAGAGCCTGAGCGGGAACGCGGAGCCGATCAAACAAGGGATCGTGACACCGGAGGAAGCGATCCGGTATGTGTTGAGCCTGCCGATTGCTTCGCTCGTCAGCGGTATCGATTCGCCGCAAGTTCTCAAGCAGAACCTCGACATCGCGCGCCGCTTTACGCCTATGACCGTCGCCGAGATGGATGGCCTGCGCACCAGAGTCGCGCAGTACGCCATGGATGGCCGATACGAACTCTTCAAATCCACCAATCGCTACGACGGGGGGATCGGCCGCGCCCAGCACGGCTTGTCGTAG
- a CDS encoding multidrug efflux RND transporter permease subunit, whose product MNLSAPFVRRPVATTLLTIGATLVGIVAFQFLPVASLPQVEFPTINVSASLPGASPETMASSVAAPLERQFTRIAGVTEMTSSSTIGGTNVTLQFELNRDIDGAARDVQAAINAARADLPPNLPTVPRYGKVNPADGPILILALTSELVSRGQMYDAASSILQQKLSQVEGVGQVVVGGGSLPAIRVDLNPTALNKYGIGLGDVRQVLTSTNVNRPKGQLTGDDRTWEIRTNDQLQQAEEYLPLIVAYRNGRAVQLSDVASVETSVEDLRTMGVANGTPAVLVIIYRQAGANIIETVDRLRARLPQLEASLPGSMSLSIVMDRTPVIRASLHDVERTLAISVGLVILVVFVFLRNLRATLIPAVAVPVSLISTFGVMYLFGYSLDNLSLMALTIATGFVVDDAIVVLENITRYREQGLSPMDAALRGAKEIAFTVVSMTLSLVAVFIPIFLMGGMLGRLFREFAVTLSTAILVSLVVSLTTIPMLCARVLKSEPAEAHGWWYCTSERGFGLLAGGYATSLRWVLRHPRTMLVVTLGTMALTVYLYILVPKGFFPQQDTGRLFGNIQAAQDISFQAMRQKLTDVVEIIKSDPAVASITGFTGGGGHAGTTNTGRMFIALKPQEERGLSSDEVIARLRPKLAKVPGAPTYLQAIQDLRIGGRASSAQYQYTLQSVDLAELNAWAPKVEAKLRTIQEIVDVNSDQQDRGQQSLVVFDRVTASRLGLSPQLIDDTLYDAFGQRQVSIMYTPLNQYHVVMEVAPQYWQNPSALHDIYVRSPNGAQVPLSAVTRYEPANTILSVNHQGQFPAVTLSFNMAPGASLGQAVFAVDQAMHDIGLPATVRGTFQGTAKAFQSSVENQPWLILAALVTVYIVLGILYESYIHPITILSTLPSAGVGALLALLLFKTELSMIALIGIMLLIGIVKKNAIMMIDFALHSERMAEGKTPQEAIYEACLLRFRPIMMTTAAALLGALPLAVGMGVGSELRRPLGIAIVGGLLVSQVLTLYTTPVVYLFLDRLRLRWVRARAAALPSRLPATPEETTRA is encoded by the coding sequence ATGAATCTGTCAGCGCCCTTCGTGCGGCGGCCGGTCGCCACGACGTTGCTCACCATCGGTGCGACGCTGGTGGGGATCGTGGCGTTTCAATTCCTGCCTGTGGCTTCTCTCCCGCAAGTCGAATTTCCCACGATCAACGTCTCGGCCTCGTTGCCGGGGGCGAGCCCCGAGACGATGGCCTCGTCCGTCGCCGCGCCGTTGGAACGTCAGTTTACCCGCATCGCCGGCGTCACGGAGATGACCTCCTCCAGCACGATCGGCGGCACGAACGTGACGCTGCAGTTCGAGCTCAACCGGGATATCGACGGTGCCGCGCGGGACGTGCAGGCGGCGATCAACGCGGCTCGTGCCGATCTGCCGCCGAATCTGCCGACCGTTCCACGATACGGCAAGGTGAATCCGGCCGACGGGCCCATTCTCATCCTCGCCTTGACCTCCGAACTCGTGAGTCGCGGGCAGATGTACGATGCGGCGTCGAGCATCCTGCAACAGAAGCTCTCGCAGGTCGAAGGCGTCGGTCAGGTCGTCGTGGGAGGCGGGTCCCTGCCGGCGATCCGGGTGGATCTCAACCCGACTGCCTTGAATAAGTACGGCATTGGACTGGGAGACGTGCGCCAGGTCCTGACCAGTACGAATGTGAATCGTCCGAAAGGGCAACTGACCGGCGACGACCGCACCTGGGAAATCCGTACCAACGATCAACTCCAACAGGCGGAGGAGTACTTGCCCTTGATCGTGGCCTATCGAAACGGGCGGGCCGTGCAGCTGTCCGATGTGGCCTCGGTGGAAACGTCCGTCGAAGATCTCCGGACCATGGGGGTGGCAAACGGGACCCCGGCAGTCCTGGTGATCATTTATCGGCAGGCCGGGGCCAACATCATTGAAACGGTCGACCGGCTTCGTGCGCGCTTGCCCCAATTGGAAGCCTCGCTGCCCGGCAGTATGTCACTGTCGATCGTGATGGACCGGACGCCCGTCATCCGCGCGTCGTTGCACGACGTCGAACGAACGCTCGCCATTTCCGTCGGGCTGGTGATTCTGGTGGTGTTTGTGTTTCTCCGGAATCTGCGCGCCACCTTGATCCCGGCGGTGGCGGTGCCCGTGTCGCTGATCTCCACGTTCGGGGTGATGTACCTGTTCGGGTATAGCCTCGACAATCTTTCCCTGATGGCGCTTACCATCGCCACCGGCTTTGTGGTGGACGATGCCATCGTGGTGCTGGAAAACATCACGCGGTATCGTGAGCAGGGGCTGTCGCCGATGGATGCGGCCCTCCGCGGCGCCAAGGAGATTGCGTTTACGGTCGTGTCGATGACTCTCTCGTTGGTGGCGGTGTTCATTCCGATCTTTTTGATGGGCGGCATGCTCGGCCGGCTGTTTCGTGAATTTGCGGTGACGCTCTCGACCGCCATTCTGGTGTCGTTGGTGGTGTCGCTCACGACCATCCCGATGCTCTGCGCGCGTGTGTTGAAATCAGAACCGGCGGAGGCCCATGGCTGGTGGTATTGCACCAGTGAGCGGGGGTTCGGCCTGTTGGCCGGCGGATACGCGACCAGCCTACGCTGGGTTCTCCGCCACCCGCGCACAATGTTGGTGGTGACATTGGGCACCATGGCGCTCACGGTGTATCTGTACATCCTCGTGCCGAAAGGCTTTTTCCCTCAGCAAGATACGGGACGACTCTTCGGAAATATTCAGGCCGCGCAGGACATCTCGTTTCAGGCGATGCGTCAGAAACTCACCGATGTGGTGGAGATCATCAAGAGCGATCCGGCCGTCGCGAGTATCACCGGGTTTACCGGAGGAGGCGGCCATGCGGGTACCACCAATACGGGCCGGATGTTCATTGCGCTGAAGCCGCAGGAAGAACGGGGCCTCAGTTCGGACGAGGTGATTGCCCGGTTGCGCCCCAAGCTGGCCAAGGTGCCGGGCGCGCCGACCTATTTACAGGCGATTCAGGATTTGCGCATCGGCGGTCGGGCGAGCAGCGCACAATATCAATATACCCTGCAGAGTGTGGATCTGGCCGAACTCAACGCCTGGGCTCCGAAGGTCGAGGCCAAGTTGCGCACTATCCAGGAGATCGTGGATGTGAACAGCGATCAGCAGGATCGGGGACAGCAATCGCTGGTGGTGTTCGATCGCGTCACGGCGTCACGGCTCGGCTTGAGTCCTCAATTGATCGACGACACGCTGTACGATGCCTTCGGCCAGCGGCAGGTCTCGATTATGTATACGCCGCTCAATCAGTACCATGTGGTGATGGAGGTGGCGCCGCAATATTGGCAGAACCCCTCTGCGCTCCACGATATTTACGTCCGCTCGCCGAACGGCGCGCAAGTGCCGTTGAGTGCCGTGACGCGATACGAGCCGGCCAACACCATCCTCTCGGTGAATCACCAGGGGCAGTTTCCTGCCGTGACGTTGTCGTTCAATATGGCGCCGGGCGCATCGCTCGGGCAGGCTGTGTTCGCTGTCGATCAGGCGATGCATGACATCGGCCTGCCCGCGACTGTGCGCGGCACCTTTCAAGGCACGGCGAAGGCCTTTCAGTCGTCCGTCGAGAATCAGCCCTGGCTGATCCTGGCGGCATTGGTCACGGTGTATATCGTGCTGGGGATTCTCTATGAAAGCTACATCCACCCGATCACGATTCTCTCGACGCTGCCTTCAGCCGGCGTCGGCGCGTTGCTGGCCCTGCTCCTGTTCAAGACGGAGCTGAGCATGATCGCGTTGATCGGGATCATGTTGCTGATCGGCATCGTGAAAAAAAACGCCATCATGATGATCGACTTCGCGTTGCACAGCGAACGGATGGCGGAAGGGAAGACTCCGCAGGAAGCGATCTACGAAGCCTGTCTGTTGCGGTTCCGTCCGATCATGATGACCACGGCGGCGGCCTTGTTGGGCGCGCTTCCGCTGGCGGTGGGCATGGGGGTGGGATCGGAGTTGCGGCGGCCGCTCGGCATTGCGATCGTCGGCGGCCTGCTCGTGAGCCAGGTCCTCACCCTCTATACGACTCCCGTCGTCTACCTCTTCCTCGATCGCCTGAGGCTTCGATGGGTACGAGCCCGGGCGGCCGCTCTGCCGTCACGATTGCCGGCGACGCCGGAGGAAACCACCCGCGCCTGA
- a CDS encoding phosphoketolase has translation MNQTTQANQSLSPEMAQRIHAYWRAANYLSVGQIYLFDNPLLKQPLKREHVKPRLLGHWGTTPGLNFIYAHLNRIIKAHDLPVLYIAGPGHGGPGLVANVYLEGTYSEVYPNISQDEAGLQRLFKQFSFPGGIPSHVAPETPGSIHEGGELGYSLAHAYGAAFDHPELLVACVIGDGEAETGPLAGSWHGNKFLNPVRDGAVLPILHLNGYKIAGPTVLARMPPDELESLLVGYGHQPFFVEGDDPATMHQLMASTLDEIVTTIRGIQQEARSKGFTGRPRWPMIVLRTPKGWTGPKEVDGKPTEGTFRSHQVPMGEMDKPGHVELLEAWLKSYRPEELFDEAGKLMPELAELAPTGERRMGAIACANGGGLLRDLQMPDFRQYAVPVVKPGVEDAEATRVQGLFLRDILKMNPHNFRLFGPDETASNRWGGVFEVTDRCSTEQILPTDEHVAHDGRVMEILSEHLCQGWLEGYLLTGRHGFLNCYEAFIHIVDSMFNQHAKWLKTSREIPWRRPIASLNYLLTSHVWRQDHNGFSHQDPGFIDHVVNKNAQVIRVYLPPDANTLLSVTDHCLRSRDYVNVVVAGKQPAPQWLDMDAAVLHCTAGIGIWEWASNDRGSEPDVVMACCGDVPTMETLAAVEILRIAQPNLKVRVVNVVDLMKLQPVSEHPHGMSDKEFDALFTTDKPIIFAFHGYPWLIHRLTYRRTNHDNLHVRGYKEEGTTTTPFDMVVLNDLDRFHLVSDVVDRVPQLGARAAYLKQEMRDKRMQHKQYIEAYGTDMPEIRNWKWSGKR, from the coding sequence ATGAATCAGACGACGCAGGCGAATCAGTCGCTGAGCCCCGAGATGGCACAACGGATCCATGCCTACTGGCGAGCGGCAAACTATCTCTCGGTCGGGCAGATTTATTTGTTCGACAATCCGCTGCTGAAGCAGCCGTTGAAACGGGAGCATGTCAAGCCGCGCCTGCTCGGCCATTGGGGGACGACGCCGGGGTTGAATTTTATCTATGCCCATCTCAATCGCATCATCAAAGCCCATGATCTCCCGGTGCTGTACATCGCAGGTCCCGGACACGGCGGCCCCGGCCTGGTTGCCAACGTGTACCTCGAAGGAACCTACAGCGAGGTCTATCCGAACATCTCGCAGGACGAAGCAGGCTTACAGCGCCTGTTCAAACAGTTTTCTTTCCCCGGAGGTATCCCGAGCCATGTCGCGCCGGAAACGCCCGGTTCTATCCACGAGGGCGGTGAACTGGGCTATTCCCTGGCCCATGCCTATGGGGCGGCCTTCGACCACCCCGAATTGCTGGTGGCTTGTGTGATCGGGGACGGAGAAGCAGAAACCGGTCCGCTCGCGGGGAGTTGGCATGGGAACAAGTTTTTGAATCCCGTGCGGGACGGGGCGGTGCTGCCGATTCTGCATTTGAACGGGTACAAGATCGCCGGCCCGACCGTGCTGGCACGTATGCCGCCGGACGAGCTTGAATCTCTGCTGGTCGGGTATGGTCATCAGCCGTTTTTCGTCGAAGGTGATGATCCTGCGACGATGCATCAGCTGATGGCGTCCACGCTGGACGAAATTGTCACGACGATCCGGGGCATTCAGCAGGAGGCCCGGTCCAAGGGATTTACCGGCCGTCCGCGCTGGCCCATGATCGTCTTGCGTACCCCGAAGGGCTGGACCGGGCCGAAGGAAGTGGACGGCAAACCGACGGAGGGCACGTTCCGTTCCCATCAGGTGCCGATGGGCGAGATGGACAAGCCCGGGCATGTCGAGTTGCTGGAAGCATGGCTGAAGAGTTATCGGCCGGAGGAGTTGTTCGATGAAGCGGGGAAGTTGATGCCGGAGCTGGCCGAACTGGCGCCGACCGGGGAGCGGCGCATGGGCGCCATTGCCTGCGCGAACGGGGGCGGCCTTCTCCGCGATCTTCAAATGCCCGATTTCCGACAGTACGCGGTGCCGGTGGTGAAGCCCGGCGTCGAGGATGCCGAAGCGACCCGGGTGCAGGGACTGTTTCTGCGCGATATCCTCAAGATGAACCCGCATAACTTCCGGCTGTTCGGGCCGGATGAGACGGCCTCAAACCGTTGGGGTGGGGTGTTCGAAGTGACCGATCGCTGCTCGACCGAGCAAATCCTCCCGACCGACGAACATGTGGCGCACGACGGGCGTGTCATGGAAATCTTGAGCGAGCACCTGTGCCAGGGTTGGCTTGAAGGGTACCTGCTGACGGGACGGCATGGGTTTCTGAATTGTTATGAAGCGTTCATTCACATCGTCGATTCCATGTTCAATCAGCACGCGAAGTGGCTCAAGACCTCGCGCGAGATTCCCTGGCGGCGGCCGATCGCCTCGCTCAATTATCTGCTGACGTCGCACGTGTGGCGCCAGGACCACAATGGTTTCAGTCATCAGGATCCCGGCTTCATCGATCATGTGGTGAATAAGAATGCGCAGGTAATCCGTGTCTATCTGCCGCCCGATGCGAACACGCTCCTGTCGGTCACGGACCATTGTTTGCGCAGCCGCGACTATGTGAACGTGGTGGTGGCGGGAAAACAGCCGGCTCCGCAATGGCTGGATATGGACGCCGCCGTGCTGCACTGCACCGCCGGGATCGGGATTTGGGAATGGGCGAGCAACGACCGCGGCAGCGAGCCCGACGTCGTGATGGCCTGTTGCGGCGATGTGCCGACCATGGAGACGCTGGCCGCGGTGGAAATTCTGCGCATCGCCCAGCCCAATTTGAAGGTGCGCGTGGTCAATGTGGTCGATCTCATGAAGCTGCAGCCTGTGAGCGAACATCCGCACGGGATGTCCGACAAGGAATTCGATGCGTTGTTTACGACCGACAAACCGATCATCTTTGCTTTCCACGGGTATCCGTGGCTGATCCACCGGCTCACCTACCGCCGGACCAACCATGACAACCTGCACGTGCGTGGTTACAAAGAGGAAGGCACGACGACCACGCCGTTCGACATGGTCGTGTTGAACGATCTGGACCGGTTCCACCTGGTGTCCGATGTGGTGGACCGCGTGCCGCAGCTCGGGGCGCGTGCTGCCTATCTCAAACAGGAGATGCGCGACAAACGCATGCAGCACAAGCAGTACATCGAGGCCTATGGAACCGATATGCCGGAGATCAGAAACTGGAAGTGGAGCGGGAAGCGGTAA